AGAAGATCGGCGTCATCAAGGCCGTTCGCGAGCTCGTCTCCGGCCTGGGCCTGAAGGAGGCCAAGGAGCTCGTCGAGGGTGCCCCGAAGGCCATCCTCGAGGGCGCCAACAAGGACGACGCCGAGGCCGCCAAGGCCAAGCTCGAGGAGGCCGGCGCCAAGGTTTCCCTGAAGTAAGGGACCTGCGCCGCGGCATCCCCGCGCCAGCTTTTTCACCGGGCCCCGCCCGCATGCCATCCGCATGCCGGCGGGGCCCGGTTCATTTGCATCGGCCATAAATGCGGTGGGGAAGTGGCGGCTGAGTAGGATGGTGCGCATGCTTCCCCGTTCGCGCATCATCGCCGTCCTGATCATCGGGCTCGGCGCGGCGATGATCGCCGCCGGCGCTTTCCTGCCCCGGCTGGTGTCCGATGACCCGAAGATCCCGCTGGACCTGCCCGATACGACGTACGCGCTGCGGGCGGAAAACGGCGTGTCCACGAAATTGCTTCCCGACGGATCGAGGGAAGACGCCTTCGGCCCGATCCGGCGGCAGTTCCACGGGCAGCTGATCCCGCCGGCGGACGAGAAGAAGGTGTCCGTGCGACTGGGCACGTCGACGACGCGCGAGCTGCCCCCGGAGGTCATGGGCACCGACCCGATCCTGGAGCTCGTCGACGCCGCCGTGTGGACGTTCACGGTCGATCGCCTCAGCGGCCAGTTCCTCGCCCCCGCGATGCTCACCGACCAGATGGCCGGCGTGCCGCTCCAGGTGCCCGTCGACGGCTACTGGGTGAAGTTCCCCGCCGGCGCGGGGAAGGAAACCTACCCCGTGTTCGACGACTTCCTGCGCCGCACCGTGCCCGCCGAGTTCGCGGGCACCGAGGAGATCGGCGGCAACGAGGTCCTGCGCTACCGGCAGACGATCGCGCCGACGAACCTGGCCACCCTGTACCGGTCGAACCTGTCGCAGATCAACGTCGACGACAAGACGGGCTTCCTCATGTACCAGGGCACCCGCGAATGGCTGGTCGAGCCCGAGAGCGGCATGGTCGTCGACATCAACGAGGACCTGGATCTGCGGTGGGAGACCCGCGAGGGGGAGCGGCTGCGCACGCTGCTGCGCTTCACCGGCGGCATCGACGATCAGGCGTCGGCGAAGCTGCTGCAGCAGGCACTCGAAGTCGCGGACACGGCGCCGGTGCGGGCGTGGTCGATTGCGCTTCTGACGATCGGTGCTATCTTGGCGTTCGGCGGAGTCGTCGGCGCCCTGCGCCCCGAAGGCCACGACCGCTCAGGCGGCCGGGAACGGCCCCGCGGCCCACAACGCGAGAACGCCCGTGCACGAAAGCGGGGCACGAGCGCCGGCAATCCAGCGCGCCGGCCCTGACCCCGACCGGCCCGGCACTCCCGCAACATCCTTCCCGGCAACCCGGGGTGCATGCCCCGTACACCCGCCGGACACGCGCGCGCAATATCCGGTGGACTTGCGGCCGACGATGGTATAGGCTGAGTCGTTGCGCTGGAATTAGGTGTGTCGTAGTGTCCCCACTTGACGCGCCATCCGGGACTTCGGGGGCGTCGCAAAGCCTGTGAACTGGTACTTTGCATCCTTCCCCGATTCTCGGACGGCATCGTCGTCGAGGCTCTGCCCGCTACCGTGTGATTCCTGCAAACCAAACGCTTAAAACCAAGCGGAAGGGCGCGCCACCGGTTGCCGGCGCCCCACCCGCGTGAGGTGCTGGAAGGACCCATCTTGGCAGTCTCCCGCCAGACCAAGGCAGTGGCCGGTATCCCCGGAGCTTCGAAGAGGTACTCTTTCGCGAAGATCAGCGAGCCGATTCCGGTTCCGGGTCTTCTCGATCTGCAGCGTGAGTCGTTCGCATGGCTCATCGGCACGCCCGAGTGGCGCGCCCGCCGCCAGGAGGAACTCGGCGAAGGGGCTCAGGTCACCAGTGGACTCGAGGACATCCTTGACGAGCTGTCCCCGATCGAGGACTACTCGCAGAAGATGTCCCTCACCCTGTCCGACCCCTGGTTCGACTCCGTGAAGAACACGGTGGACGAATGCAAGGACAAGGACATCAACTACTCGGCGCCGCTGTACGTCACGGCCGAGTTCACCAACCGCGAGACCGGCGAGATCAAGTCGCAGACGGTCTTCATCGGCGATTTCCCGATGATGTCCGACAAGGGCACGTTCATCGTCAACGGCACCGAGCGCGTCGTCGTGTCGCAGCTCGTGCGTTCCCCGGGCGTCTACTTCGACGAGACCATCGACAAGTCGACCGAGCGCCCCCTGCACTCCGTGAAGATCATCCCGTCGCGCGGCGCGTGGCTGGAATTCGACGTCGACAAGCGGGACACCGTCGGCGTCCGCATCGACCGCAAGCGCCGCCAGCCCGTCACCGTGCTGCTGAAGGCGTTCGGCTGGACCACGGAGGAGATCAAGGAGCGCTTCGGCTTCTCCGAGATCATGATGTCCACCCTCGAGAAGGACGGCGTCGCCAACACCGACGAGGCCCTGCTCGAGATCTACCGCAAGCAGCGCCCCGGCGAGCCGCCGACGCGCGAGTCCGCGCTGGCCCTGCTCGAGAACAACTTCTTCAAGCCCAAGCGCTACGACCTGGCCAAGGTCGGCCGCTACAAGGTCAACCGCAAGCTGGGTCTCGGCGGCGACGGCGTCGGCGAGATGGTCCTCACCGAGCAGGACATCGCCACCACCATCGAGTACCTCGTGCGCCTGCACGACGGCGAGAAGACCATGACCTCCCCCGACGGCCGCGAGGTCCCGGTCGAGGTCGACGACATCGACCACTTCGGCAACCGTCGCCTGCGCACCGTGGGCGAGCTCATCCAGAACCAGGTCCGCGTCGGCCTCTCGCGCATGGAGCGCGTCGTCCGCGAGCGCATGACCACCCAGGACGTCGAGTCGATCCAGCCGACCACCCTGATCAACGTCCGCCCGGTCTCCGCCGCCATCCGCGAGTTCTTCGGCACCTCGCAGCTGTCGCAGTTCATGGACCAGAACAACTCGCTGTCGGGCCTGACCCACAAGCGCCGCCTGTCGGCCCTGGGCCCCGGCGGCCTGTCCCGCGAGCGCGCCGGCCTCGAGGTCCGCGACGTCCACCCGTCGCACTACGGCCGCATGTGCCCGATCGAGACCCCCGAAGGCCCGAACATCGGCCTGATCGGTTCGCTGTCGGTCTACGCCCGCGTGAACCCGTTCGGCTTCATCGAGACCCCGTACCGCCGCGTCGTCGACGGCAAGCTGACCACCGACGTCGACTACCTGACCGCCGACGAGGAGGACCGCTACGTCGTCGCGCAGGCGAACACGCCGGTCGACGCCGACGGCCAGTTCGTCAACGACACGCTGCCCGTCCGCAAGAAGGGCGGCGACGTCGAGGTCGTCCGCGCCACCGAGGTCGACTACATGGACGTCTCGCCGCGCCAGATGGTGTCGGTCGCGACCGCCATGATCCCGTTCCTCGAGCACGATGACGCCAACCGTGCCCTGATGGGCGCGAACATGCAGCGCCAGGCCGTGCCGCTGCTGCGCGCCGAGGCCCCCTTCGTGGGCACCGGCATGGAGCAGCGCGCCGCCTACGACGCCGGCGACCTGATCATCGCCCCGTGCGACGGCGTGGTCGAGACCGTCTCCGCCGACTTCATCACCGTCATGGACGACGAGGGCCAGCGCCACACGTTCATCCTGCGCAAGTTCGAGCGCACGAACCAGGGCACCAGCTACAACCAGAAGCCGCTCGTCGACGAGGGCGACCGCGTCGAGGCCGGCCAGGTCATCGCCGACGGCCCGGGCACCGACAACGGCGAGATGGCGCTGGGCAAGAACCTGCTCGTCGCGTTCATGCCGTGGGAGGGCCACAACTACGAGGACGCGATCATCCTCAACCAGCGCATGGTGGAGGAGGACATCCTCACCTCGATCCACATCGAGGAGCACGAGATCGACGCCCGCGACACCAAGCTGGGCCCCGAGGAGATCACCCGCGAGATCCCGAACGTCGGCGAGGACATGCTGAAGGACCTCGACGACCGCGGCATCGTGCGCATCGGCGCCGACGTCCGCGACGGCGACATCCTCGTCGGCAAGGTCACGCCGAAGGGCGAGACCGAGCTGACCCCGGAGGAGCGCCTGCTGCGCGCCATCTTCGGCGAGAAGGCCCGCGAGGTGCGCGACACCTCGATGCGCGTGCCGCACGGCGAGTCCGGCAAGGTCATCGGCGTCCGCGTGTTCTCGCGCGAGGACGACGACGATCTGGCCCCGGGCGTCAACGAGATGATCCGGGTCTACGTCGCGCAGAAGCGCAAGATCCAGGACGGCGACAAGATGGCCGGCCGCCACGGCAACAAGGGCGTCATCGGCAAGATCCTGCCGCAGGAGGACATGCCCTTCCTGCCGGACGGCACCCCGGTCGACATCCTGCTGAACACGCACGGCGTGCCGCGCCGAATGAACATCGGCCAGGTCCTGGAGGTCCACCTCGGCTGGCTGGCGAAGGCCGGCTGGACCATCGAGGGCGACCCGGACTGGGCGAAGCGCCTGCCGAAGGAGCTTTACGACGTCCCGGCCGACTCGCTGGTGGCCACCCCGGTGTTCGACGGCGCGGAGAACGAGGAGCTCGCCGGCCTGCTGGCGTCCTCCCGCCCCGACCGCGACGGCGACGTCCTGGTCAACGCCGACGGCAAGGCGCAGCTGATGGACGGCCGCTCCGGTGAGCCGTTCCCGTTCCCGGTGTCGGTGGGCTACATGTACATGCTCAAGCTGCACCACCTGGTGGACGAGAAGATCCACGCGCGTTCCACGGGCCCGTACTCGATGATCACGCAGCAGCCGCTGGGCGGCAAGGCCCAGTTCGGCGGCCAGCGCTTCGGCGAGATGGAGGTGTGGGCCATGCAGGCGTATGGCGCCGCCTACACCCTGCAGGAGCTGCTGACCATCAAGTCCGACGACGTCGTCGGCCGCGTGAAGGTCTACGAGGCCATCGTGAAGGGCGACAACATCCCGGATCCGGGTATCCCGGAGTCGTTCAAGGTGCTCCTGAAGGAGCTCCAGTCGCTGTGCCTCAACGTCGAGGTGCTGTCCGCCGACGGCGTCCCGGTGGAGCTGAGCTCCACCGACGACGACGAGCTGGACCACGCCACGGCCTCTCTGGGCATCAACCTGTCGCGCGACGAGCGCTCCGACGCCGACACCGCCTAACCGCGGTGCCGGCGCGGGCGCCATGCTCACGCGAAACAACCCAATTCAAGTACGCACATTCACAGCACGCACGAAAACCCCGTGAACACTGCCGGGGGAAAGGGACAACAGGTGCTCGACGTCAACAACTTTGACGAGCTCCGGATCGGGCTCGCCACCGCCGACGACATCCGCCGCTGGTCGCGGGGAGAGGTCAAGAAGCCCGAGACCATCAACTACCGCACGCTCAAGCCGGAGAAGGACGGCCTCTTCTGCGAGCGCATCTTCGGCCCGACCCGCGACTGGGAGTGCGCCTGCGGCAAGTACAAGCGCGTCCGCTTCAAGGGCATCATCTGCGAGCGCTGCGGCGTCGAGGTGACCAAGTCGAAGGTCCGCCGCGAGCGCATGGGCCACATCGAGCTGGCCGCGCCGGTCACGCACATCTGGTACTTCAAGGGCGTCCCGTCGCGCCTGGGCTACCTGCTCGACCTGGCGCCGAAGGATCTCGAGAAGATCATCTACTTCGCGGCGAACATCATCACCTCCGTCGACGAGGAGGCCCGCCACAACGACCAGACCACCCTCGAGGCGGACATGCTGGTCGACAAGAAGATGGTCGAGGACGACCGCGACCAGGAGCTGGCCGAGCGCGCCAAGACCCTGGAGGACGACCTCGCCGAGCTCGAGGCCGCCGGCGCGAAGGCCGACGCCCGCAAGAAGGTCCAGAACGCCGCCGAGCGCGAGATGAAGCACATCCGCGAGCGCGCCCAGCGCGAGCTGGACCGCCTCGACGAGATCTGGAACACCTTCCTGAAGCTCGAGCCGAAGCAGATGGTCATCGACGAGAGCATCTACAACGAGCTCGTCGACCGCTACGAGGATTACTTCACCGGCGGCATGGGCGCCGAGGCGATCCAGACGCTGATCCGCAACTTCGACCTCGCCGCCGAGGCGGAGTCGCTGCGCGAGGTCATCCGCGACGGCAAGGGCCAGAAGAAGCTGCGGGCCCTCAAGCGCCTGAAGGTCGTCGCCGCGTTCCTGCAGTCGGGCAACGACCCGGCCGCCATGGTCCTCGATTGCGTCCCGGTGATCCCGCCGGAGCTGCGCCCGATGGTGCAGCTCGACGGCGGCCGCTTCGCGACCTCCGACCTCAACGACCTGTACCGCCGCGTCATCAACCGCAACAACCGCCTCAAGCGCATGATCGACCTCGGCGCGCCCGAGATCATCGTGAACAACGAGAAGCGCATGCTGCAGGAGTCGGTCGACGCGCTGTTCGACAACGGCCGCCGCGGCCGCCCGGTCACCGGACCGGGCAACCGCCCGCTGAAGTCGCTGTCCGACCTGCTCAAGGGCAAGCAGGGCCGCTTCCGCCAGAACCTGCTGGGCAAGCGAGTCGACTACTCGGGCCGTTCGGTCATCATCGTCGGCCCGCAGCTCAAGCTGCACCAGTGCGGCCTGCCCAAGCTGATGGCCCTCGAGCTGTTCAAGCCCTTCGTCATGAAGGAGCTCGTGGCCAAGAGCTACGCGCAGAACATCAAGTCGGCCAAGCGCATGGTCGAGCGCCAGCGCCCGGAGGTCTGGGACGTCCTCGAGGACGTCATCACCGGCCACCCGGTGCTGCTCAACCGTGCCCCCACCCTGCACCGCCTGGGCATCCAGGCCTTCGAGCCCGTGCTCGTCGAGGGCAAGGCCATCCAGCTGCACCCGCTGGCCTGTGAGGCGTTCAACGCCGACTTCGACGGCGACCAGATGGCCGTGCACCTGCCGCTGTCGGCGGAGGCGCAGGCCGAGGCCCGCATCCTCATGCTGTCCTCGAACAACATCCTGTCGCCGGCGTCCGGCAAGCCGCTGGCCATGCCGCGACTGGACATGGTCACCGGCCTGTACTTCCTGACGCTGGAGAAGCCCGAGCTGCCCGGCGCCCACGCCGAGGCCGCCGAGGACCAGCCGGAGAAGGGCATCTACGCCTCCCCGGCCGAGGCCATCATGGCCTACGACCGCGGCGCCATCGGCCTGCAGACGCCCATCAAGGTGCGCATCTCGCACCTGCGCCCGCCGGCCGACATCGAGGCCGAGCACTTCCCCGACGGCTGGGAGAAGGGCCAGATCTGGACCGCCAACACGACCCTTGGCCGCGTCACGTTCAACGAGCTGCTGCCGTGGAACTACCCGTACGTCGAGGGCGTCATGGCCAAGAAGCCGCAGGCGGCGATCATCAACGACCTCGCGTCGAAGTACCCGATGATCACCGTCGCGCAGACCGTCGACAAGCTCAAGGACGCCGGCTTCTACTGGGCGACGCGCTCCGGCGTCACCATCGCCATGTCCGACGTGCTCGTTCTGCCGAACAAGAAGGAGATCCTCGACTCCTACGAGCAGAAGGCCGACACGATCGAGAAGAAGTTCCGCCGCGGCAAGCTGTCCACGGCGGAGCGCCACGAGTCGCTGGTCAACCTGTGGAAGGCCGCGACCGCGGAGGTCGGCGAGAAGGTCGAGTCCCTGTACCCGGACGACAACCCGATCCCGATGATCGTGAAGTCCGGCGCCGCCGGCAACATGGGCCAGATCCACTCGCTGGCCGGCATGAAGGGCATGGTCACCAACCCGCGCGGCGAGTACATCACGCGCCCGATCAAGACCTCGTTCCGCGAGGGCCTGTCGGTGCTGGAGTACTTCAACAACTCGCACGGTTCCCGCAAGGGCCTGGCCGACACCGCCCTGCGCACCGCCGACTCGGGTTACCTGACCCGCCGTCTGGTGGACGTCGCGCAGGACGTCATCGTCCGCGAGGAGGACTGCGGCACCACCGCCGGCGTCGAGGTGGAGATCGGCGAGCCCGTGCTCGACGCCACCGGCAAGCCGACCGGCGAGCTGCGCCGCGCGCAGTACGTCGAGACCTCGGCGATCGCCCGCTACCTGGCGGCCCCGGTCGTCGACGCCGACGGCAACGAGATCCTGCCGGTGGGCACCGACCTGCGCGACGAGGAGATCACCGATCTGCTGTCCCGCGGCATCTCCACCGTCAAGGTCCGCTCGGTCCTGACCTGCAACACGCCCACCGGCGTCTGCGCCACCTGCTACGGCCGCTCCATGGCCACCGGCAAGATGGTCGACATCGGCGAGGCCGTGGGCATCGTCGCCGCGCAGTCCATCGGCGAGCCGGGCACGCAGCTGACCATGCGCACGTTCCACCAGGGCGGCGTCGGCGGCGACATCACCGGCGGTCTGCCCCGAGTCCAGGAGCTGTTCGAGGCCCGCGTGCCCAAGAACCGCGCCCCGCTGGCCACCGCCACCGGTCGCGTGCGCCTGGAGGAGGACGACCACTTCTTCACGCTGACCATCGTCCCCGACGACGGTTCCGACGAGGTCGTCTTCGACAAGCTGTCGAAGCGCCAGGGCCTCGCCGAGATCACCGTCGACGGCCGCCGCCGCGCGATCCGCGACGGCGACACCGTCGAGATGGGCCAGCAGCTGATGAAGGGCGCCGCCGACCCGCACGAGGTGCTCCGCATCCGCGGCCGCCGCGGCGTGCAGCGCCACCTGATCGAGGAAGTCCAGTCGGTCTACCGCGATCAGGGCGTGGCCATCCACGACAAGCACATCGAGGTCATCGTCCGCCAGATGCTGCGCCGCGTCACCGTCATCGACTCCGGCTCGACCGAGTTCCTGCCGGGCTCGCTGGTGGAGCACGCCGAGGCCGTGGCCGCGTCGCGCCAGGCCGTCGCCGAGGGCGGCAAGGCCATCCAGATGCGCCTGGAGATCATGGGCATCACCAAGGCCTCTCTGGCGACGGATTCGTGGCTGTCGGCCGCCTCCTTCCAGGAGACGACCCGCGTGCTCACGGACGCCGCGATCAACAAGCGCTCCGACAAGCTGATCGGCCTGAAGGAGAACGTGATCATCGGCAAGCTGATCCCGGCCGGCACGGGCATCTCGCGCTACCGCAACATCGCGGTCGAGCCGACGGAGGAGGCCGCCCGCCAGGCCGCCGCCCCGTTCGCCTCGCTGGGCGAGGGCTTCTACGGCCCGGAGGACACCTACGCCGAGCCGACCGGCCGCGCGGTCCCGCTGGACGACATCCCGTACGACCAGTAAGGCGATCCCGCTTCACGACGACCACCGCCCCTCCCCATGGCGCACAGCCGGGGGAGGGGCGGTTTTCGTCGTCAAGCGGACGCGGGCGTCACTCGAGCTCGAGCGGACCGTTGCGGGGGACGCGGTGCACGTCGACGCCGCCCATGAGGGCCAGGCCGGTCACGCGGACGCGGGGTGCGTCGGGCGGTAGGTCGTGGCCGGCGATGACGACGTCGCGGGACGTCGAGGATCCGAAGCCGCCCATCAGGCCGGTGCCCTGGACAGTCAGGCGCACGTCCTCGGGGACGTAGATGTCGATGCCGCCCATGATGGCGACGGCGATGATCTCGGTCTCGTCGGATTCCAGGCGCGCGTGGCGCAGGTCGATGTCGATGCCGCCCATCACGGCCACGGAGTAGTGCGTGGGCGGGCAGATCCAGTCGCCGTTGCGGTCGGCGCCGAACATGACGGCCGCGCTGATGGCGGAGCCGCCCTTTTCGCCGGTCACGTGGGCCTTGGCGACCGCGGCGAGATCGCGGGATGACGGGGCCCCAGCGACGTCGCCGGTGTGGCGCTGCGCGGGGGCCCCGGGGGCGCGGTAGGGCTCGACGGCGCCCGCGGGACGGCCGTCGATCACCGTCCAGGGATCGGGGATGAGGTCGGCGAGCGGGCCCGCGAGATCCTCGCGGGTGCGGGCGGCCCACGCGCGGTTGGTGCGCTCGTCGAATTCGGTCAGGTCGATCTGGCCGCGGCCGAGGGCGTCGGAAAGCTCATCCGCGACTCGGCGGCGTTCGTCGTCGGTGGCCCGCAGATTCCGCGGGCCACCGCCGTCGGGCGTCCCGTCGGGGCCGTGGCCGGGGTTGGCGTCCATGCCCCAAGCTTAGGCGCGCCGGGGAGTGGGGGGAGGGGAAGCCGGGGCCGGGCGGAGGGGTTGTCCCGCGTCGGAGGGGTGATCACCCGCATGGGTCGAGTGGCGCCGACGGTGCGGTCGGGCGGCTGATTTGAGTGGCGCCGCGAGGAGGGGTTGTCCCGCGTCGGCGGTGAGGCCGCGCAGCTGGGCTGAGCTGCGTCGGCGGTTGCGTCGGGCGGCGGGGTTGGGCCGCCCGGACGGTGCGGTCAGGCGGCGCGCAGTGCGGGCTGACCGGAGAACTCGGCGCGCAGGACGCGTCCGAACTCGAGCCAGGAGCTCTTCGTCCGCGACCAATCGTCGGGGAGCACCTGGAGCTGGGCGACGAAAAGCGCGTGGCGCTGGTCGTCGTTGAGGCCGGTCGGCGCAGCGCCAGACGGCTCGGAATGGTTGTTGATCTCATCGAACATGGCGTTCACCTACTTGGCTCAGTCGGGCATGCGGGAAGTGCATGCGTTGTAATTTGCGCCCGGTTATCCGGGTTAGGCGACGAAGTTACACGTGTTTCGAGGTGAACGCAAAGTTAACGAAAAGTGAACGCCCACCCCCGGGGTGCGTGTGGCGGTCGGGAAGGGGGAGGTGGCCGTCCCATCCCCGCCGCCAACCCACCCCGAATGCGCAGACCCACCCGCTGCAACAGGTGGGTCTGCGCATTCGGGGTGGGTTAGCCGGCTTGGGACGTTGCGCGGGGTGGGTTTGCCGGTGGGAGCGCTGCGGCGGACATGGAAAAGCCCCGGCGGGTGGCTTTCGCAACCTGCCGGGGCACAGCGGCCTTCGCAGCTACCGGGGCCGGGCGGTTAGTCCTCGGCCTTGGCGGCGGCGCGGGACTCCCGCTCCTCGCGGATGACGTCGCGGAGGATCCGGATGATGCTGCGCCAGCTGCCCTCGAACGTGGAGATGTCGTCGGGAAGCGCCTGGATCTGCTCGTGGCGGCTTTCCGCGCGCCGTTCGGCGAGCTCTTCGCGGATGGCGTGGATGTTGCGTTCCGCGTCGGCGAGCATCTTCTCGAG
This genomic stretch from Corynebacterium hansenii harbors:
- a CDS encoding DNA-directed RNA polymerase subunit beta'; amino-acid sequence: MLDVNNFDELRIGLATADDIRRWSRGEVKKPETINYRTLKPEKDGLFCERIFGPTRDWECACGKYKRVRFKGIICERCGVEVTKSKVRRERMGHIELAAPVTHIWYFKGVPSRLGYLLDLAPKDLEKIIYFAANIITSVDEEARHNDQTTLEADMLVDKKMVEDDRDQELAERAKTLEDDLAELEAAGAKADARKKVQNAAEREMKHIRERAQRELDRLDEIWNTFLKLEPKQMVIDESIYNELVDRYEDYFTGGMGAEAIQTLIRNFDLAAEAESLREVIRDGKGQKKLRALKRLKVVAAFLQSGNDPAAMVLDCVPVIPPELRPMVQLDGGRFATSDLNDLYRRVINRNNRLKRMIDLGAPEIIVNNEKRMLQESVDALFDNGRRGRPVTGPGNRPLKSLSDLLKGKQGRFRQNLLGKRVDYSGRSVIIVGPQLKLHQCGLPKLMALELFKPFVMKELVAKSYAQNIKSAKRMVERQRPEVWDVLEDVITGHPVLLNRAPTLHRLGIQAFEPVLVEGKAIQLHPLACEAFNADFDGDQMAVHLPLSAEAQAEARILMLSSNNILSPASGKPLAMPRLDMVTGLYFLTLEKPELPGAHAEAAEDQPEKGIYASPAEAIMAYDRGAIGLQTPIKVRISHLRPPADIEAEHFPDGWEKGQIWTANTTLGRVTFNELLPWNYPYVEGVMAKKPQAAIINDLASKYPMITVAQTVDKLKDAGFYWATRSGVTIAMSDVLVLPNKKEILDSYEQKADTIEKKFRRGKLSTAERHESLVNLWKAATAEVGEKVESLYPDDNPIPMIVKSGAAGNMGQIHSLAGMKGMVTNPRGEYITRPIKTSFREGLSVLEYFNNSHGSRKGLADTALRTADSGYLTRRLVDVAQDVIVREEDCGTTAGVEVEIGEPVLDATGKPTGELRRAQYVETSAIARYLAAPVVDADGNEILPVGTDLRDEEITDLLSRGISTVKVRSVLTCNTPTGVCATCYGRSMATGKMVDIGEAVGIVAAQSIGEPGTQLTMRTFHQGGVGGDITGGLPRVQELFEARVPKNRAPLATATGRVRLEEDDHFFTLTIVPDDGSDEVVFDKLSKRQGLAEITVDGRRRAIRDGDTVEMGQQLMKGAADPHEVLRIRGRRGVQRHLIEEVQSVYRDQGVAIHDKHIEVIVRQMLRRVTVIDSGSTEFLPGSLVEHAEAVAASRQAVAEGGKAIQMRLEIMGITKASLATDSWLSAASFQETTRVLTDAAINKRSDKLIGLKENVIIGKLIPAGTGISRYRNIAVEPTEEAARQAAAPFASLGEGFYGPEDTYAEPTGRAVPLDDIPYDQ
- the rpoB gene encoding DNA-directed RNA polymerase subunit beta — its product is MLEGPILAVSRQTKAVAGIPGASKRYSFAKISEPIPVPGLLDLQRESFAWLIGTPEWRARRQEELGEGAQVTSGLEDILDELSPIEDYSQKMSLTLSDPWFDSVKNTVDECKDKDINYSAPLYVTAEFTNRETGEIKSQTVFIGDFPMMSDKGTFIVNGTERVVVSQLVRSPGVYFDETIDKSTERPLHSVKIIPSRGAWLEFDVDKRDTVGVRIDRKRRQPVTVLLKAFGWTTEEIKERFGFSEIMMSTLEKDGVANTDEALLEIYRKQRPGEPPTRESALALLENNFFKPKRYDLAKVGRYKVNRKLGLGGDGVGEMVLTEQDIATTIEYLVRLHDGEKTMTSPDGREVPVEVDDIDHFGNRRLRTVGELIQNQVRVGLSRMERVVRERMTTQDVESIQPTTLINVRPVSAAIREFFGTSQLSQFMDQNNSLSGLTHKRRLSALGPGGLSRERAGLEVRDVHPSHYGRMCPIETPEGPNIGLIGSLSVYARVNPFGFIETPYRRVVDGKLTTDVDYLTADEEDRYVVAQANTPVDADGQFVNDTLPVRKKGGDVEVVRATEVDYMDVSPRQMVSVATAMIPFLEHDDANRALMGANMQRQAVPLLRAEAPFVGTGMEQRAAYDAGDLIIAPCDGVVETVSADFITVMDDEGQRHTFILRKFERTNQGTSYNQKPLVDEGDRVEAGQVIADGPGTDNGEMALGKNLLVAFMPWEGHNYEDAIILNQRMVEEDILTSIHIEEHEIDARDTKLGPEEITREIPNVGEDMLKDLDDRGIVRIGADVRDGDILVGKVTPKGETELTPEERLLRAIFGEKAREVRDTSMRVPHGESGKVIGVRVFSREDDDDLAPGVNEMIRVYVAQKRKIQDGDKMAGRHGNKGVIGKILPQEDMPFLPDGTPVDILLNTHGVPRRMNIGQVLEVHLGWLAKAGWTIEGDPDWAKRLPKELYDVPADSLVATPVFDGAENEELAGLLASSRPDRDGDVLVNADGKAQLMDGRSGEPFPFPVSVGYMYMLKLHHLVDEKIHARSTGPYSMITQQPLGGKAQFGGQRFGEMEVWAMQAYGAAYTLQELLTIKSDDVVGRVKVYEAIVKGDNIPDPGIPESFKVLLKELQSLCLNVEVLSADGVPVELSSTDDDELDHATASLGINLSRDERSDADTA
- a CDS encoding DUF1707 SHOCT-like domain-containing protein — protein: MDANPGHGPDGTPDGGGPRNLRATDDERRRVADELSDALGRGQIDLTEFDERTNRAWAARTREDLAGPLADLIPDPWTVIDGRPAGAVEPYRAPGAPAQRHTGDVAGAPSSRDLAAVAKAHVTGEKGGSAISAAVMFGADRNGDWICPPTHYSVAVMGGIDIDLRHARLESDETEIIAVAIMGGIDIYVPEDVRLTVQGTGLMGGFGSSTSRDVVIAGHDLPPDAPRVRVTGLALMGGVDVHRVPRNGPLELE
- a CDS encoding DUF3068 domain-containing protein, whose protein sequence is MLPRSRIIAVLIIGLGAAMIAAGAFLPRLVSDDPKIPLDLPDTTYALRAENGVSTKLLPDGSREDAFGPIRRQFHGQLIPPADEKKVSVRLGTSTTRELPPEVMGTDPILELVDAAVWTFTVDRLSGQFLAPAMLTDQMAGVPLQVPVDGYWVKFPAGAGKETYPVFDDFLRRTVPAEFAGTEEIGGNEVLRYRQTIAPTNLATLYRSNLSQINVDDKTGFLMYQGTREWLVEPESGMVVDINEDLDLRWETREGERLRTLLRFTGGIDDQASAKLLQQALEVADTAPVRAWSIALLTIGAILAFGGVVGALRPEGHDRSGGRERPRGPQRENARARKRGTSAGNPARRP